Proteins found in one Pelmatolapia mariae isolate MD_Pm_ZW linkage group LG7, Pm_UMD_F_2, whole genome shotgun sequence genomic segment:
- the LOC135933327 gene encoding uncharacterized protein LOC135933327 yields the protein MADPMLSMTVEGTPLTFLVDTGATYSTLISTPNSATISDHTVSVVGFSGVPMTLPLTDPALTELGRQTLKHRYVVSPQVPVNLMGRDLLVKLGATITCSADGLTVTLPGGNQFPCLGTHTKTQYLLQDSEQATADIYWGRLVEDDILRQYELWRPWIMSLAVYTPPRDPYHVTLFYDRDDDDTYRENFENDLEGQIWSVRCHNIYVGPEGVAAAAKLTEEQLLWYEMGSDSAPHVTLAVHVGHQARELGPMVKRALDNSWWQRPTDVGLANCSPVLFQLKSEVPIERPQYRHKPEAEEGIAETIEGLLKVGVLEPSQSYWNTPILPVEKHGTGIFNQVLKDALSPCHLPEGCTLIQYVDDLLIAAPSASACTAASLVVLNRLAECGFKVSKEKLQLVRPEVTFLGRVIAHRSVGLMNTHRDQILTHPKPRTVKELLSFLGLTGYSRQFIPNYAGKTAPLRDLIKKVGVRNLKAELPWTPPTETAFISLKQDLSRATDLATPNYDEPFYLDVSETNEIVNGVLFQKKGGGRDVLMYVSVRLNPTEARHPPCTQHAAGVAKIIQKTAHVVREHPLKVLTTHSVVAYVNSQAFTMTPLRQQRLSKVLDAPNLTFTHEGINMADLMGSGEPHDCAKRAEAEEKVREDLKAEPIIGAEDWFTDGCCHRDEEGLKAGYAVVSRRGRQYEVQEAGRIEGQQSAQRAEVIALTRALRLAKNMKVNIYTDSAYAFGAAHVELAQWKRAGFRTATNAPICHKKEMEELEDALNDPDMVSIIKCKAHSQENTMVAKGNQKADEAAKEAAGYKGRRQMVEVIAEEEPTVNVLEEARRAQEEVTQEEKEVWQARGARKEGGLWRGPHGRPALTAKLAEKKVSEAHGLGHVGVAQMERNLCHWWHPHLRDMIKEKARTCLICGAHNPKPAVKPEPGKFLMPERPGEEIVIDYTDMVDGGPGGLRYLLVCVDALTGWPEAWATKREDAKSVIKCLINHYIPRHGFPKRIRSDNGTHFRNKDLAEVERMLGVQHKFGTVYHPQSQGKVERMNLNLKNKLAKICAQTGLNWVAALPIALMTIRCSVNQSTGFTPYELLTGRQFPAPWTVVPATEQSKRSNKSHAEYFNEVKALVSSFTKQVTAGRPTAEGEVPEAKAVWLKVIKRKWKEPRWTGPYEVTARTATAVRLKGKGENWYHWTQCAAADESLVDSDLAPPNTGADDSQRQNKSSPPCNGPNSSLPGRPKQEEQQRRRSPRQRKGVIAWNSPPEHGGQPSPPPTEKQNTEMGPLQRPKRELGRACLQNPLHCIQRTNGDMTACYKSQEKRDFGHLRMLSHSLCQRIVGKGNYEGSGPRGGDPGVYDAINGRRND from the exons ATGGCAGATCCCATGCTGTCAATGACTGTGGAAGGAACACCACTGACCTTCCTGGTGGACACTGGAGCGACCTACTCCACGCTTATATCCACACCAAACAGTGCAACCATCTCTGACCACACTGTGAGCGTGGTTGGTTTCTCCGGGGTTCCAATGACTCTGCCATTAACTGATCCAGCACTTACTGAGCTGGGAAGACAGACTTTGAAGCACAGATATGTGGTGTCGCCACAGGTACCAGTAAATCTCATGGGCAGAGATCTGCTTGTGAAGCTAGGAGCTACCATCACCTGTTCCGCAGATGGCCTGACGGTTACTTTGCCGGGCGGAAACCAGTTCCCGTGCCTGGGGACACATACAAAGACTCAATATCTGCTCCAAGACTctgaacaagctacagccgACATCTACTGGGGGAGGCTGGTGGAAGACGACATTCTGAGACAATATGAGCTGTGGAGACCCTGGATAATGAGCCTGGCCGTCTACACCCCGCCGCGTGACCCTTACCACGTCACTCTGTTTTATGATAGGGACGACGATGACACGTACCGAGAAAATTTTGAAAATGACCTCGAAGGTCAAATTTGGAGCGTGCGTTGCCATAACATTTATGTGGGCCCGGAAGGGGTAGCAGCGGCTGCAAAATTGACGGAAGAACAACTGCTTTGGTACGAGATGGGCTCCGATTCAGCTCCCCATGTCACTTTGGCGGTCCACGTCGGTCATCAGGCCCGAGAGTTGGGTCCGATGGTCAAGCGAGCCCTGGATAACAGCTGGTGGCAAA GGCCCACGGATGTTGGCCTGGCCAATTGTTCACCCGTCCTCTTTCAGCTGAAATCGGAAGTGCCAATTGAGAGACCTCAGTACAGACATAAACCAGAAGCTGAGGAAGGAATTGCAGAAACAATTGAGGGGTTGTTGAAAGTAGGGGTGCTCGAGCCTTCTCAATCATACTGGAACACACCTATTCTGCCAGTAGAAAAGCACGGGACAG GCATTTTCAACCAGGTGCTGAAAGACGCGCTGTCACCGTGCCATCTGCCTGAAGGTTGTACACTCATTCAGTACGTAGATGACTTGTTAATAGCAGCCCCGTCCGCATCCGCCTGCACAGCAGCCTCTCTGGTGGTTCTGAACCGCTTGGCAGAATGTGGGTTTAAagtaagtaaagaaaaactgcagctggTCCGACCGGAAGTAACATTTCTGGGCCGAGTCATCGCACACAGGTCAGTGGgtttaatgaacacacacagagaccagaTTCTGACACACCCAAAACCAAGAACTGTGAAGGAACTCCTTTCCTTTCTTGGCCTGACAGGCTACAGCAGACAGTTTATCCCGAATTATGCGGGTAAGACGGCCCCCTTAAGGGACCTGATCAAAAAGGTGGGCGTTCGAAACCTTAAGGCAGAGTTACCATGGACACCACCAACAGAGACAGCATTCATTTCACTCAAACAAGACCTGTCAAGAGCCACAGATCTGGCCACACCCAACTATGATGAACCATTCTatcttgatgtttctgaaacaaatgagaTTGTGAATGgcgttttgtttcagaaaaaaggaggaggtaGGGATGTGCTTATGTATGTCAGCGTAAGATTAAATCCAACAGAGGCAAGACATCCCCCATGTACACAGCATGCAGCTGGGGTAGCCAAAATcattcagaaaacagcacatgtagtaaGAGAACATCCACTTAAAGTGCTCACCACACACAGTGTAGTAGCCTATGTAAACTCACAAGCCTTCACAATGACACCACTgagacaacagagactgagcaaAGTCCTGGATGCTCCAAACTTGACGTTTACACATGAAGGCATAAACATGGCAGACTTGATGGGGTCAGGGGAACCACACGACTGTGCCAaaagagctgaagctgaagagaAGGTCAGAGAAGATTTGAAAGCAGAACCTATCATAGGTGCGGAGGACTGgttcacagacggctgttgtcaCCGGGATGAAGAAGGACTGAAAGCAGGCTACGCGGTGGTTTCCAGAAGAGGACGACAGTATGAGGTACAAGAAGCTGGAAGAATAGAGGGTCAacagtcagcacagagagctgaagtAATAGCCCTGACTCGAGCCCTGAGACTGGCCAAGAACATGAAGGTGAACATCTACACTGATTCAGCTTATGCATTCGGGGCAGCTCACGTGGAACTCGCTCAATGGAAGAGAGCAGGTTTCAGAACAGCAACcaatgccccaatatgccataagaaggaaatggaggaactgGAAGACGCTCTGAACGACCCAGACATGGTAAGTAtcataaaatgtaaagcacactCTCAAGAAAACACAATGGTAGCAAAAGGGAACCAGAAAGCAGATGAAGCCGCCAAAGAAGCAGCAGGCTACAAAGGACGGAGACAGATGGTGGAGGTTATTGCTGAAGAAGAGCCAACCGTTAATGTGTTGGAGGAAGCCAGAAGGGCGCAGGAAGAAGTCACCCAGGAAGAAAAGGAGGTGTGGCAGGCCCGAGGAGCCAGAAAAGAAGGAGGTCTGTGGAGAGGGCCCCACGGGCGACCGGCTCTAACAGCCAAGCTGGCTGAAAAGAAGGTAAGTGAGGCACATGGACTTGGTCACGTGGGTGTGgcacagatggagagaaacttGTGTCACTGGTGGCACCCTCACCTGAGagacatgataaaagaaaaagccagaACGTGTCTGATCTGTGGGGCACACAATCCAAAACCAGCGGTGAAGCCAGAACCAGGTAAGTTCCTCATGCCAGAGAGACCAGGAGAAGAAATTGTGATTGACTACACTGACATGGTGGATGGGGGACCAGGAGGACTGAGGTACTTGTTGGTATGTGTGGATGCTCTGACCGGCTGGCCAGAGGCATGGGCTACTAAAAGAGAGGATGCaaaaagtgtgattaaatgtCTGATTAACCACTACATCCCAAGGCATGGGTTTCCCAAGAGAATTAGATCAGATAACGGGACCCATTTTAGAAATAAGGATCTAGCAGAGGTGGAGAGAATGCTGGGAGTCCAGCATAAATTCGGGACAGTGTACCATCCTCAGTCCCAAGGAAAAGTAGAAAGAATGAACCTAAATTTGAAGAACAAATTGGCTAAAATCTGTGCACAGACAGGGTTGAATTGGGTTGCAGCCCTGCCAATTGCTTTGATGACcataagatgttctgttaaccaatccacaggtttcacGCCCTATGAGCTGCTGACAGGACGGCAGTTTCCGGCGCCTTGGACGGTGGTTCCAGCGACAGAACAGTCTAAGAGAAGTAACAAGTCTCAtgctgaatattttaatgaaGTAAAAGCTCTTGTGTCCAGTTTTACAAAACAGGTGACCGCCGGGAGGCCCACGGCAGAAGGAGAGGTTCCAGAGGCAAAAGCAGTGTGGCTGAAAGTCAtaaagaggaagtggaaagagccTCGCTGGACCGGACCCTACGAGGTGACGGCTCGGACGGCCACAGCGGTTCGTTTGAAAGGAAAAGGTGAAAATTGGTATCACTGGACGCAGTGTGCTGCAGCAGACGAGAGCCTGGTGGACAGCGACCTAGCTCCACCGAACACGGGGGCTGACGACAGCCAGAGGCAGAATAAATCCTCTCCCCCGTGCAACGGGCCGAACAGTAGTCTACCTGGGAGGCCGAAGCAAGAAGAACAGCAAAGGAGGAGATCCCCACGCCAACGCAAGGGAGTG ATAGCCTGGAACAGCCCACCCGAGCACGGAGGTCAGCCCAGCCCTCCACCgactgaaaaacagaacactGAAATGGGGCCGTTACAGAGACCCAAACGAGAG CTAGGCCGCGCTTGTTTACAGAACCCGCTCCACTGTATCCAGAGGACAAATGGGGATATGACTGCATGCTACAAATCACAAGAGAAGCG GGATTTTGGTCACCTGCGGATGCtgtctcattccttgtgtcagaggattgttggaaaaggtaattacgagggcagtggaccccGGGGTGGTGACCCCGGTGTctatgatgccattaatggacgTAGAAACGACTGA